A stretch of Bombina bombina isolate aBomBom1 chromosome 2, aBomBom1.pri, whole genome shotgun sequence DNA encodes these proteins:
- the LOC128647589 gene encoding stomatin-like protein 2, mitochondrial translates to MLRLARRAGGILLRGSILQGPRSWNIEVQRCMTSGLPMNTMVLFVPQQEAWVVERMGKFHRILEPGLNLLIPLLDRIRYVQSLKEIVINVPEQSAVSLDNVSLQIDGVLYLRILDPYKASYGVEDPEYAVTQLAQTTMRSELGKLTLDKVFRERESLNANIVDSINQASDSWGIRCLRYEIKDIQVPPKSEKQCRCR, encoded by the exons ATGCTGCGGTTAGCGAGGCGAGCCGGGGGGATCCTACTGCGG GGCTCCATCCTGCAAGGCCCCAGGTCCTGGAATATTGAGGTTCAGAGATGTATGACCTCTGGGCTACCCATGAACACAATGGTGCTGTTTGTTCCTCAGCAGGAGGCCTGGGTTGTGGAGCGGATGGGGAAATTTCACCGGATCCTGGAACCT GGTCTGAACCTTCTCATACCCCTTCTGGATCGTATCCGTTATGTACAGAGCCTGAAGGAAATTGTGATTAATGTCCCTGAACAGTCTGCTGTGTCACTAG ACAATGTCTCCTTACAGATAGATGGAGTCCTCTACCTCCGAATCTTGGACCCTTACAAG GCCAGTTACGGTGTGGAAGACCCAGAATACGCTGTGACCCAGTTGGCACAAACCACCATGCGCTCGGAGCTGGGCAAGCTCACACTGGACAAAGTCTTCCGG GAAAGAGAATCACTCAATGCAAACATTGTGGACTCTATAAATCAGGCTTCAGATTCCTGGGGCATCAGGTGTCTGCGATATGAGATCAAAGACATTCAGGTTCCTCCAAAGTCAGAGAAGCAATGCAGATGCAGGTAG